The Armatimonadota bacterium genomic interval CGTCCGGATGTGCGACCCGTCGACGTCAGCGTCGCACAGGAGGATGACCTTGTCGTACCGCCGCTTGTTGATGTCGAACTCCGTGCCGATCCCTGTCCCCAGCGCTGTGATGATCGCGCGGATCTCGTCGTGGTTGAGCATCTTGTCCAGCCTCGCCTTCTCGACGTTGAGGATCTTGCCCTGGATCGGCAGGATGGCCTGGAACTGCCGGTCTCGGCCTTGCTTTGCCGTCCCCCCCGCCGAATCGCCCTCGACAATGAACAGTTCGCTGCGCAGCGGATCGCGCTCCGCGCAGTCGGCCAGCTTGCCCGGCAGCGTACTGATGTCCAGCGCGCCCTTGCGGCGCACCAAGTCGCGCGCCTGCTTGGCCGCCTCCCGCGCGCGCATCGCCTGGATCGCCTTCCCCACGATCCGCCGGGCCTCGGTGGGATGCGTGTTGAGGTAGTCTCCGAAGAACTCCCCGGTGATCGACTCCACGATGCCCTTGACTTCCGTGTTGCCCAGCTTGGTCTTCGTCTGCCCCTCGAACTGCGGGTCGGCCATCTTCAGGCTCACCACCGCGGTCAGCCCCTCGCGCACGTCCTCGCCCGCCAGGGCGCCGTCGGCGTCCTTGAGCAAACCGGACTTGCGCGCGTACTCGTTCACCACGCGCGTCAGCGCGGAGCGGAATCCAACCAGGTGCATGCCGCCTTCGGTGGTGGGGATCGTGTTCACGAACGATAGGACGTGCTCGACGTATCCCTCGTTGTACTGGATGGCGACCTCGACCTCCACGCCGTCCCGCTCACGCCGGACGTGGAACGGATCGTTGAGGACCCTCCGGTGGCGGTTCACCGTGCGGACCAGTTCCGCGATCCCGCCCGCGAACCGGAACTCCTCGCGACGCCCCGTCCTCTCGTCGGTGAGCGTCAGCAGCAGGCCGGCGTTCAGGTACGCGAGCTCCTCCAGACGCTGGCGGATCGTGTCGTAGTGGAAGTCCCTCTCCACCAACACCTCGCGGTCGGGCAGGAAGGTGACACGCGTCCCGGTGCCCCTCACCTCTCCAACCGCGCGCAGCGGCGTCGTCGCCCTGCCCCGGGCGAAGCGCTGCTGCCACCTTTTGCCGTCACGGCGCACCTCGACTTCCAGCCACTCCGACAGCGCGTTGACGACCGAGACCCCGACGCCGTGCAGCCCGCCGGACACCTTGTACGCGCCGGTCCCGAACTTGCCGCCGGCGTGGAGGATCGTCAGCACCGTCTCGACCGTGGACTTGCCGGTCTGCGGATGGACCTCCACGGGGATTCCGCCGCCGTCGTCGGCCACGGTCGCGCTGCCGTCGGGGTGCAGCGTTACGTCGATCCGGCTGCATCGACCCGCCAGCGCCTCGTCGACGGCGTTGTCCACGACTTCGTACAGCAGGTGGTGCAGACCGCTGCTGCCCGTGCTCCCGATGTACATCCCCGGTCGGCGGCGGACTGCCTCAAGACCCTCGAGAACCTGGATTTGCTGAGCTCCGTACGTCTGTTCGGCCATTTTTCCTCGATCGTGTTCCGTGTGCCCGGCTTACCCCGGGCGGGGGTTTAGTTGCTCACGACATTCAACGGGCACCCGCCCATCAGAGCGCGTGCCCCTAACCCTATATAGATGAAAGATATCACC includes:
- the gyrB gene encoding DNA topoisomerase (ATP-hydrolyzing) subunit B, coding for MAEQTYGAQQIQVLEGLEAVRRRPGMYIGSTGSSGLHHLLYEVVDNAVDEALAGRCSRIDVTLHPDGSATVADDGGGIPVEVHPQTGKSTVETVLTILHAGGKFGTGAYKVSGGLHGVGVSVVNALSEWLEVEVRRDGKRWQQRFARGRATTPLRAVGEVRGTGTRVTFLPDREVLVERDFHYDTIRQRLEELAYLNAGLLLTLTDERTGRREEFRFAGGIAELVRTVNRHRRVLNDPFHVRRERDGVEVEVAIQYNEGYVEHVLSFVNTIPTTEGGMHLVGFRSALTRVVNEYARKSGLLKDADGALAGEDVREGLTAVVSLKMADPQFEGQTKTKLGNTEVKGIVESITGEFFGDYLNTHPTEARRIVGKAIQAMRAREAAKQARDLVRRKGALDISTLPGKLADCAERDPLRSELFIVEGDSAGGTAKQGRDRQFQAILPIQGKILNVEKARLDKMLNHDEIRAIITALGTGIGTEFDINKRRYDKVILLCDADVDGSHIRTLLLTFFYRHMRDLIDHGKVYVAQPPLYLVRNGKHKRYAYSDEELAAALKEFGGNSEVQRYKGLGEMNADQLWETTMNPQTRTLLRVEIEQAEQADRIFRTLMGDEVEPRREFIVRYAREVRNLDI